In Nocardia sputorum, a single genomic region encodes these proteins:
- a CDS encoding 2OG-Fe(II) oxygenase family protein: protein MVTTEPELTTPPVPQWFAQLFAHRRWVRRSRPFPHVYARDVFVPEFYQRLADQLERVRRERPDRFVTVADGYSADGIRFADLRDGPLAVFATREWHDLVARLGGVEATGDVEGSVHHHGPGSPFGWPHNDLNPAWFPGPPPGLGEVRLPDGTVHTKTGARAPGVVARETVRAVAVLFYLGNPGWEPGDGGETALYDHVADGTALPSVALVPPLDNSLVLFEVTPRSWHTFAGNNAKDRNSVVMWVHRTKADAERRWGGDRIVQW, encoded by the coding sequence ATGGTGACAACCGAGCCGGAACTCACGACACCGCCGGTTCCGCAGTGGTTCGCGCAGTTGTTCGCCCATCGGCGCTGGGTCCGGCGCAGCAGGCCGTTTCCGCACGTGTACGCCCGCGACGTCTTCGTCCCCGAGTTCTACCAGCGCCTGGCCGACCAACTGGAACGCGTTCGCCGAGAACGCCCCGACCGGTTCGTCACCGTCGCCGACGGCTACAGCGCCGATGGAATCCGATTCGCCGACCTGCGCGACGGTCCGCTCGCGGTGTTCGCCACGCGCGAGTGGCACGACTTGGTCGCCCGGCTCGGCGGCGTCGAAGCGACCGGCGACGTCGAGGGGTCGGTGCACCATCACGGGCCGGGCAGCCCGTTCGGCTGGCCGCACAACGACCTCAACCCGGCCTGGTTCCCCGGGCCCCCGCCCGGTCTCGGGGAAGTGCGGCTGCCCGACGGCACCGTCCACACCAAGACCGGAGCGCGCGCGCCGGGCGTCGTCGCGCGTGAGACCGTCCGCGCCGTCGCGGTGCTGTTCTATCTGGGCAATCCGGGATGGGAGCCCGGCGACGGCGGCGAGACCGCGCTGTACGACCACGTCGCCGACGGAACCGCGCTGCCGTCGGTGGCTCTCGTCCCGCCGCTGGACAATTCGCTCGTGCTGTTCGAGGTCACACCGCGCAGCTGGCACACGTTCGCGGGCAACAACGCCAAAGACCGCAACAGCGTGGTGATGTGGGTGCATCGCACCAAAGCGGACGCCGAACGACGCTGGGGAGGAGACCGGATTGTCCAGTGGTGA
- a CDS encoding GDSL-type esterase/lipase family protein: protein MSRDLRVCFVGDSFVAGVGDPGCLGWAGRLASAAHAEGVPLTAYNLGVRRQTSTDVVRRFAAECAPRLPEGVDARVVLSFGVNDTLHENGGPRVTPDESVANLSALLAQAAARGWPVLMVAPPPIADEEHNARTAALDERFARVCAASGVPYVRVHQPLRDNAVWGAEVRAGDGAHPGAAGYAEIAALIAPRWRAWLAG, encoded by the coding sequence GTGAGCCGTGATCTGCGTGTGTGTTTCGTCGGAGACTCGTTCGTCGCCGGTGTCGGCGACCCGGGTTGCCTGGGCTGGGCGGGCAGGCTCGCGTCCGCGGCGCACGCGGAGGGCGTCCCGCTGACCGCCTACAACCTCGGGGTGCGCAGACAGACCTCGACGGACGTCGTCCGGCGCTTCGCGGCCGAATGCGCACCCCGCCTGCCGGAGGGCGTGGACGCCAGGGTCGTTCTGTCGTTCGGCGTGAACGACACCTTGCACGAGAACGGCGGTCCGAGAGTGACCCCGGACGAGTCGGTCGCGAATCTGAGCGCACTGCTGGCCCAGGCCGCGGCGCGGGGTTGGCCGGTGCTGATGGTCGCCCCGCCGCCGATCGCGGACGAGGAGCACAATGCCCGCACCGCGGCACTGGACGAGCGGTTCGCGCGGGTCTGCGCCGCGTCCGGGGTGCCGTACGTGCGCGTGCATCAGCCGTTGCGCGACAACGCGGTGTGGGGCGCCGAGGTTCGGGCGGGCGACGGGGCCCATCCCGGCGCCGCGGGTTACGCGGAGATCGCCGCGCTCATCGCTCCGCGGTGGCGGGCGTGGTTGGCGGGGTGA
- a CDS encoding FadR/GntR family transcriptional regulator: MGSQTVVADVADELARRVAAGEYQPGDLMPSVRQVAEEFDMNRATAQLTLGRLESYGFVEARRGKGFTIRDVREAGGVDVYRQLFRFSIPMPDIAIEMFRDIVDVERNLVLETLLAYTGCAQRIDSAEMKSTIDELESIAREHDPDLSRLLALEVALVRRLLTALGLPMQRAILNSIGEMVLEVPEAVEAYFAGAPDLHVLVWRALAAVWDSGSGPSEAQLALFEDLFGMYHEKVIARFEELVAGVEESADENRAATA, from the coding sequence ATGGGATCCCAGACGGTGGTCGCCGACGTTGCCGACGAGCTGGCGCGCCGGGTTGCCGCGGGGGAATATCAGCCGGGGGATCTCATGCCGTCGGTGCGTCAGGTCGCCGAGGAATTCGATATGAACCGCGCGACCGCGCAGCTGACCCTGGGTCGGCTGGAGTCGTACGGCTTCGTCGAAGCCCGGCGCGGCAAGGGATTCACGATCCGCGACGTCCGGGAGGCCGGCGGGGTGGACGTGTACCGTCAGCTGTTCCGCTTCTCGATTCCCATGCCCGACATCGCGATAGAGATGTTCCGCGATATCGTCGACGTCGAGCGCAATCTCGTACTCGAGACGCTGCTCGCCTACACCGGTTGCGCACAGCGGATCGATTCCGCGGAAATGAAATCTACGATCGATGAGCTCGAATCGATAGCCCGTGAGCATGATCCGGACTTGTCTCGGCTCTTGGCGCTCGAAGTGGCGCTGGTGCGCAGGCTGCTGACCGCGCTCGGGCTCCCCATGCAGCGCGCGATCTTGAACTCGATCGGCGAGATGGTGCTCGAGGTGCCGGAGGCGGTCGAGGCGTACTTCGCCGGTGCGCCGGATCTCCATGTCCTGGTGTGGCGGGCGCTGGCCGCGGTGTGGGATTCCGGCTCCGGGCCGAGTGAGGCTCAGCTGGCGCTGTTCGAGGATCTGTTCGGCATGTACCACGAGAAGGTCATCGCGCGCTTCGAGGAATTGGTGGCGGGCGTCGAGGAGAGCGCCGACGAGAACCGAGCGGCCACCGCCTAG
- a CDS encoding SDR family NAD(P)-dependent oxidoreductase codes for MSSGDRRVCLLTGAGGTLGDAFCQAYYRDYDIVAVCRTRTPAVPSQLECYVDPLAPDAAVPENDSRVFVVRSDLTQPGEVERVVDLALARFGRVDLLVNNAAHVRLHPRGIVDGDAALDDFDAHFTLNVAVPLRLSARLAQRSWLHAGSENLARNRNVVNVSSISGSEVYPGQTLYSASKAALDQLTRNLAAEFTEFGVRVNAIAPTTFPVLVPTEHVARAIVELDASEVSGGVYGVGVEPNRTDGNSLRLADAQP; via the coding sequence TTGTCCAGTGGTGACCGCCGCGTCTGCCTGCTCACCGGCGCCGGCGGCACGCTCGGCGACGCCTTCTGCCAGGCCTACTATCGCGACTACGACATCGTCGCCGTATGCCGCACGCGCACGCCGGCCGTGCCCTCGCAGCTGGAGTGCTACGTCGATCCGCTGGCGCCGGACGCGGCGGTGCCGGAGAACGACTCCCGGGTGTTCGTGGTCCGATCCGATCTCACCCAGCCGGGCGAGGTGGAACGCGTGGTGGACCTCGCGCTGGCCCGGTTCGGCCGGGTCGACCTGCTGGTGAACAACGCGGCGCACGTCCGGCTGCACCCGCGCGGCATCGTCGACGGCGACGCGGCGCTGGACGACTTCGATGCCCATTTCACGCTGAACGTGGCGGTACCGCTGCGTCTTTCGGCACGGCTGGCACAGCGGTCCTGGCTGCACGCCGGCTCCGAGAATCTCGCGCGCAACCGCAACGTCGTCAATGTCTCGAGCATCTCCGGCTCGGAGGTCTATCCGGGACAGACTCTGTACTCCGCGTCGAAGGCCGCGCTCGATCAGCTGACCCGCAATCTCGCGGCCGAATTCACCGAGTTCGGTGTGCGCGTGAACGCCATCGCGCCCACCACGTTTCCCGTGCTGGTCCCCACCGAGCACGTCGCGCGGGCGATCGTCGAGTTGGACGCGAGCGAGGTGTCCGGCGGAGTGTACGGGGTCGGCGTCGAACCGAACCGGACGGACGGCAACTCCCTCCGGCTCGCCGACGCCCAACCCTGA
- a CDS encoding SDR family NAD(P)-dependent oxidoreductase — MAAQDQGQDKDLTGKTVVVTGASSGIGAAAAQRLAARGATVAVVGRSPERTAEVAAKAGAEPFVADFARFDDVRKLADQLLDRYPTIDVLANNAGGAWRERTVTADGNELTFQVNHLSPFLLTNLLLERLTHARARVVNTASTTYRMAKLDLDTANAVTGSFNQLGAYGASKLANILFTRELARRTEGTGITTAAFHPGAVATHVYDNAPFGLGRVIRSPLGRLFFIQPDKGAEPLIHLATTADGAAINGQYFHRLKLERPRNKQAVDAELARRLWTLSERATGLATG, encoded by the coding sequence ATGGCAGCGCAGGACCAGGGACAGGACAAGGACCTCACCGGAAAGACGGTGGTGGTGACCGGCGCGAGCTCGGGCATCGGCGCCGCCGCGGCGCAGCGGCTCGCCGCGCGCGGCGCCACCGTCGCGGTGGTCGGCCGGTCACCCGAGCGGACCGCCGAGGTGGCGGCGAAGGCAGGCGCGGAGCCGTTCGTCGCCGACTTCGCCCGCTTCGACGACGTGCGCAAGCTGGCCGACCAACTGCTCGACCGGTATCCCACGATCGACGTGCTGGCCAACAACGCGGGCGGCGCGTGGCGCGAGCGAACCGTCACCGCCGACGGCAACGAGCTCACCTTCCAGGTCAATCACCTGTCGCCGTTCCTGCTGACGAACTTGCTGCTGGAGCGCTTGACCCACGCCCGGGCCCGGGTGGTGAACACCGCGAGCACGACCTACCGGATGGCGAAACTGGACCTGGACACGGCCAACGCGGTGACGGGTTCGTTCAACCAGCTCGGCGCGTACGGCGCGTCGAAGCTGGCGAACATCCTGTTCACCCGGGAACTGGCGCGCCGCACCGAGGGCACCGGGATCACCACCGCGGCCTTCCATCCCGGCGCGGTCGCCACCCACGTCTACGACAACGCTCCGTTCGGTCTCGGCCGGGTCATCCGGTCGCCGCTGGGTCGCCTGTTCTTCATCCAACCGGACAAAGGCGCCGAGCCGCTGATCCACCTGGCTACCACCGCCGACGGCGCGGCGATCAACGGGCAGTACTTCCACCGGCTGAAGCTGGAGCGACCGCGCAACAAGCAGGCGGTCGACGCCGAACTCGCGCGTCGGCTCTGGACGCTCTCCGAGCGCGCCACCGGGCTCGCGACCGGATAG
- a CDS encoding polysaccharide deacetylase family protein, whose protein sequence is MDNELFEYSPIVDRPPLRWPGDARVAFYVGLNIEHYQVDRPSTSIFPGTSGLAPDPLNYGWRDYGPRVGIWRVIDVLDRHGIRASALLNSDVVEHYPQIVTAGVRRNWAWLAHGKNNSIFQADLPADAERAYLADVVATIERATGRKPRGWMGPALTESFRTPSLLAELGLGYVLDWTNDDQPYPLSVPGLLSVPYSVELNDNTLFLGKATSGPDFVRIVRDQLDQLYAESAGSGRVMALALHPFVIGQAFRIKYLDQALEYVATHPGVWLTTSDEIAEHYSGASGLAESGRAEDDRVG, encoded by the coding sequence ATGGACAACGAACTCTTCGAGTACAGCCCGATCGTCGACCGCCCGCCGCTGCGCTGGCCCGGTGACGCCCGGGTCGCGTTCTACGTCGGGCTCAATATCGAGCACTATCAGGTGGACCGGCCGTCCACGAGCATCTTTCCCGGCACGTCCGGGCTCGCGCCCGACCCGTTGAACTACGGCTGGCGCGACTACGGACCGCGGGTGGGCATCTGGCGGGTGATCGATGTGCTCGACCGGCACGGTATCCGCGCCAGCGCACTGCTCAATTCGGATGTCGTCGAACACTATCCGCAGATCGTGACGGCGGGTGTGCGACGGAATTGGGCGTGGCTCGCGCACGGGAAGAACAACTCGATCTTCCAGGCGGACCTTCCGGCGGATGCGGAGCGCGCGTACCTCGCCGACGTGGTCGCGACGATCGAACGAGCCACCGGCCGCAAGCCGCGCGGCTGGATGGGGCCCGCTCTGACCGAGTCGTTCCGAACCCCCTCGCTGCTGGCCGAGCTCGGCCTCGGCTACGTACTCGACTGGACCAACGACGACCAGCCCTATCCGCTGTCGGTTCCCGGCCTGCTCAGCGTCCCCTACTCGGTGGAGCTCAACGACAACACGCTTTTCCTGGGCAAAGCCACCAGCGGACCGGACTTCGTGCGGATCGTCCGCGATCAGCTCGACCAGCTCTACGCCGAATCGGCCGGCAGCGGGCGCGTCATGGCGCTGGCCCTGCACCCGTTCGTGATCGGGCAGGCGTTCCGGATCAAGTACCTCGATCAGGCGCTCGAGTACGTGGCCACCCATCCGGGAGTGTGGCTGACCACCAGCGACGAGATCGCCGAGCACTACTCCGGTGCGTCAGGGCTTGCCGAATCCGGGCGAGCCGAAGACGATCGGGTCGGATAA
- a CDS encoding ABC1 kinase family protein: protein MTIRPIGERPEEGTAGKRSRLFASRPHGKPPVHGAVRGAKLAALPVAFAGRQAAGLGKRALGRSAEEVNRDIQLRTAQHIFEVLGELKGCAAKLGQLLAIYELALPRDVAEPYRIALARLQDAAPAMLPHAVHAAMAESMGAQWRSSFREFDDRRAAAASLGQVHRAVWHDGRTVAVKVMYPGGRQAVARDLDHLRRISYLATVFLPGADVNALTEAICASVTGELDYAAEANYQRAFAAAYADDPDFHVPNVVAQQGDVLISEWIDGTPVPRIVASGTQAERDRVGMLMVRFVTRGWGRHGLLYADPHPGNFRLLPDGRLGVMDFGACCAWPPAGFGDLTLDCCKAIFRGGPGDLAAATRRHGFVANGRAIDSEALYAAITPCGEPLRHATYRLTTRWLRRQVLRTTNPRLTNVVRQMTMPAYFTPFARSFLTLVGVLGQLETEGPYRDEIIHWVPELSEAFSPDVAPEAVSATADLDTVRRRRDGTRKRGLPIG from the coding sequence ATGACCATCCGGCCCATCGGCGAGCGCCCCGAGGAGGGGACCGCGGGCAAACGATCCCGGCTTTTCGCTTCCAGGCCCCATGGCAAACCGCCTGTTCACGGCGCTGTTCGTGGTGCGAAGCTGGCCGCGCTGCCGGTGGCGTTCGCCGGGCGGCAGGCCGCGGGGCTCGGTAAGCGGGCACTCGGCAGATCGGCCGAAGAAGTCAATCGCGACATCCAGCTGCGCACCGCGCAGCACATCTTCGAGGTGCTCGGCGAGCTCAAAGGTTGCGCCGCGAAATTAGGGCAGCTTCTGGCCATCTACGAGCTGGCGCTGCCGCGGGACGTGGCCGAGCCGTACCGGATCGCGCTCGCCAGGCTCCAGGACGCCGCGCCCGCGATGCTGCCGCACGCGGTGCATGCCGCCATGGCCGAAAGCATGGGCGCGCAATGGCGTTCGAGCTTCCGCGAATTCGACGACCGGCGCGCCGCGGCGGCCTCGCTCGGGCAGGTGCACCGCGCGGTCTGGCACGACGGCAGGACGGTCGCGGTCAAGGTGATGTACCCCGGCGGTAGGCAGGCGGTGGCTCGCGATCTGGACCACTTGCGCCGGATCTCCTATCTCGCAACGGTATTCCTGCCCGGCGCGGACGTGAATGCGCTGACCGAAGCGATCTGCGCGTCGGTCACCGGTGAACTCGACTATGCGGCGGAGGCGAATTACCAGAGGGCGTTCGCCGCGGCCTATGCCGACGATCCGGACTTCCACGTGCCGAATGTCGTTGCGCAGCAGGGCGACGTGTTGATCAGCGAATGGATCGACGGCACGCCGGTCCCGCGCATCGTCGCCTCCGGCACGCAGGCCGAGCGCGACCGCGTAGGCATGCTCATGGTCCGCTTCGTGACTCGCGGCTGGGGCCGGCACGGACTGCTGTACGCCGATCCGCATCCCGGCAACTTCCGGCTGCTACCCGACGGACGGCTCGGCGTCATGGATTTCGGCGCGTGCTGCGCGTGGCCGCCCGCGGGTTTCGGCGATCTGACGCTCGACTGCTGCAAGGCGATCTTCCGGGGCGGGCCGGGTGATCTGGCCGCGGCCACGCGCAGACACGGCTTCGTCGCGAACGGACGGGCCATCGACAGCGAGGCGCTCTACGCGGCGATCACCCCGTGTGGTGAGCCGTTGCGGCACGCGACCTATCGCTTGACCACACGCTGGTTACGTCGACAAGTATTGCGCACCACGAATCCTCGGCTGACCAACGTGGTGCGCCAGATGACCATGCCCGCCTACTTCACGCCGTTCGCCCGCTCGTTCCTCACGCTGGTGGGCGTGCTCGGGCAGCTGGAGACCGAAGGGCCTTACCGCGACGAGATCATTCATTGGGTACCGGAATTGAGCGAGGCGTTCAGTCCCGATGTTGCGCCGGAAGCGGTTTCGGCGACGGCAGACCTGGACACCGTTCGGAGACGGCGCGACGGGACGCGCAAGCGGGGCCTGCCGATCGGATGA